One Alicyclobacillus acidoterrestris DNA window includes the following coding sequences:
- the carB gene encoding carbamoyl-phosphate synthase large subunit, whose translation MPKRADLKKIMVIGSGPIIIGQAAEFDYAGTQACQALKEEGYEVVLVNSNPATIMTDPDIADRVYIEPIRLDFVSQIIRKERPDGLLATLGGQTGLNMAVQLAKSGILEQEGVELLGTPLSAIEKAEDRELFRNLMRELHQPVPESAIVHTQEEANAFAEKIGFPIIIRPAYTLGGTGGGIAKNWEEYQEIVERGLTMSPIQQVLVEQSIAGYKEIEYEVMRDGNGTAIVVCNMENFDPVGVHTGDSIVVAPSQTLSDSDYQMLRDASLTIIGALGIEGGCNVQFALDPHSSNYYVIEVNPRVSRSSALASKATGYPIARIATKIAVGYGLDELRNPVTQEAYAAFEPALDYVVTKIPRWPFDKFRSAQRRLGTQMKATGEVMAIGRSFPESLMKAIRSLEIGAESLWIKAALAWSDDEIERKVEVAEDDRLFAIAEAYRRGWTTAEIHQKSRIDRWFLWHLEALVDLERQLAEVGKRHMPAQSLLDTHAALIATAKRKGFPDVELARLLGVDAKDIRAWRKANGLVPVYKMVDTCAAEFAATTPYYYSTYEREDEVTESDRKKVVVLGSGPIRIGQGIEFDYCTVHAVWALRRQGYEAIIINNNPETVSTDFSTSDRLYFEPLHIEDVLHVIERERPEGVIVQFGGQTAINLAGPLAEAGVKIFGTSREDIDSAEDREKFDALLTELDISRPQGVTVTTVDAAIDAAEGLGYPVLVRPSYVLGGRAMQIISNTAELLQYMDEAVEVSDQHPVLIDRYVQGIEVEVDAISDGETVVIPGIMEHVERAGVHSGDSIAVYPPQHLSDSVKGVIEEYTMRLARGLKVRGLVNIQFIVHDDTVEVIEVNPRSSRTVPFLSKVTDVRMVDLAMHAVCGGRLADLGLVSGRVKEADTVAVKVPVFSFAKLHRVDISLGPEMKSTGEVMGRDVHYEKALYKGMVAAGTVIPTHGTVLATIADKDKMEAYPLLAEFARLGFRLAATEGTAKFLRERGLEVRVVNKLAQGTPNLADDIRQGGIQLVINTLTKGLKPERDGFRIRRTAVEHGVPCLTSLDTVASLLDILKLIHFQTMALGDASMVQLQESGWQA comes from the coding sequence GTGCCAAAGCGTGCAGATTTGAAGAAAATTATGGTCATCGGCAGCGGTCCTATCATCATTGGTCAGGCCGCTGAGTTTGACTACGCCGGTACGCAAGCATGTCAGGCACTGAAGGAAGAGGGCTACGAGGTGGTCCTCGTCAACTCCAATCCTGCGACGATTATGACGGATCCTGATATTGCTGACAGAGTTTACATTGAGCCGATTCGCCTCGATTTCGTCTCGCAAATCATTCGCAAAGAGCGCCCAGATGGACTGTTGGCGACGCTTGGCGGCCAGACTGGATTGAACATGGCCGTGCAACTCGCCAAAAGCGGCATTTTAGAACAAGAGGGTGTAGAACTGCTCGGGACGCCCTTGTCCGCCATCGAAAAGGCGGAGGACAGGGAACTGTTTCGCAACCTCATGCGCGAACTTCATCAACCCGTGCCCGAGAGTGCAATCGTCCACACGCAGGAAGAGGCCAACGCGTTCGCCGAGAAAATCGGCTTTCCCATTATCATTCGCCCGGCGTACACGCTCGGCGGCACAGGCGGAGGCATCGCGAAGAACTGGGAGGAATACCAGGAGATTGTCGAGCGCGGCCTGACCATGTCGCCGATTCAACAGGTGTTGGTCGAGCAGAGTATCGCCGGCTACAAGGAAATTGAGTACGAAGTGATGCGGGATGGCAATGGCACGGCAATCGTCGTTTGTAACATGGAGAATTTCGATCCGGTCGGCGTCCACACAGGCGACAGCATCGTCGTCGCCCCGAGCCAGACGTTGTCCGACTCGGATTATCAGATGCTGCGCGACGCGAGCTTGACCATCATTGGCGCGCTGGGTATAGAAGGGGGCTGTAATGTCCAGTTCGCCCTGGATCCGCACAGTTCCAATTACTACGTCATTGAAGTGAATCCGCGTGTCAGCCGTTCGAGTGCGCTCGCGTCGAAGGCGACAGGTTATCCGATTGCGCGCATTGCGACGAAGATTGCCGTGGGATATGGTCTCGACGAATTGCGCAATCCGGTGACGCAGGAGGCGTACGCCGCTTTCGAACCGGCACTGGACTATGTCGTGACGAAAATTCCCCGCTGGCCGTTTGATAAATTCCGCAGCGCCCAGCGCCGGCTCGGTACACAGATGAAGGCGACCGGCGAAGTGATGGCGATTGGCCGCAGCTTCCCAGAGTCGTTGATGAAGGCCATTCGCTCGCTCGAAATCGGCGCGGAGTCGCTCTGGATAAAAGCTGCTTTGGCTTGGTCTGATGACGAGATCGAACGAAAAGTGGAAGTGGCGGAGGACGACCGGCTGTTCGCCATCGCCGAGGCGTACCGACGCGGTTGGACGACGGCGGAAATTCATCAGAAGAGCCGCATCGACCGCTGGTTCCTCTGGCACCTGGAGGCACTCGTCGACTTGGAGCGGCAGTTGGCGGAAGTCGGCAAACGACATATGCCGGCGCAATCACTGCTGGATACGCATGCAGCGCTTATCGCCACGGCTAAGCGCAAAGGTTTCCCGGACGTGGAGCTTGCCCGCCTCCTCGGCGTCGATGCGAAGGACATCCGGGCTTGGCGCAAAGCGAATGGGCTCGTTCCTGTCTATAAAATGGTGGACACGTGTGCCGCGGAGTTTGCCGCCACGACACCGTATTACTACAGCACCTACGAGCGCGAGGACGAGGTGACAGAGTCCGATAGGAAAAAGGTCGTCGTCCTCGGTTCGGGCCCGATTCGCATCGGCCAGGGTATCGAGTTTGACTACTGCACCGTTCACGCGGTCTGGGCTTTGCGGCGCCAGGGGTACGAGGCGATTATCATCAACAACAACCCAGAGACGGTCTCCACGGACTTCAGCACGTCTGACCGCCTCTACTTTGAACCGTTGCACATTGAGGACGTACTCCATGTCATTGAACGCGAGCGGCCAGAGGGTGTCATCGTTCAGTTCGGCGGCCAGACGGCGATTAACTTGGCTGGGCCGTTGGCGGAAGCTGGCGTGAAAATCTTTGGTACGTCGCGGGAGGACATCGACAGCGCTGAAGACCGCGAGAAATTTGACGCATTGTTGACCGAACTGGACATCTCCCGCCCGCAGGGCGTCACGGTGACGACGGTCGACGCGGCTATCGACGCAGCCGAAGGGCTTGGGTATCCAGTGCTTGTTCGGCCATCGTACGTGCTGGGTGGTCGCGCCATGCAAATCATCTCGAACACCGCCGAATTGTTGCAGTACATGGACGAAGCGGTCGAGGTATCCGACCAGCACCCGGTGCTCATCGACCGCTATGTGCAGGGTATCGAGGTCGAAGTGGACGCGATTAGCGACGGCGAGACGGTGGTTATCCCCGGCATCATGGAGCACGTCGAGCGCGCGGGCGTCCACTCGGGCGATTCTATTGCGGTTTACCCGCCCCAACACCTGAGTGACTCGGTCAAGGGCGTCATTGAGGAGTACACCATGCGCCTCGCGCGGGGGTTAAAGGTCCGAGGGCTTGTCAATATCCAGTTCATCGTGCACGACGATACGGTTGAGGTGATTGAGGTCAACCCACGCTCATCGCGCACGGTGCCGTTTTTATCGAAGGTGACGGATGTTCGCATGGTCGATCTCGCCATGCACGCCGTCTGCGGCGGCCGCCTCGCCGATTTGGGGCTCGTGAGTGGACGCGTGAAAGAGGCGGACACAGTGGCGGTTAAGGTACCGGTGTTCTCGTTTGCCAAGTTGCACCGAGTCGACATCAGCCTCGGACCTGAGATGAAGTCGACGGGTGAGGTCATGGGTCGCGATGTGCATTATGAGAAAGCATTGTACAAGGGGATGGTTGCCGCTGGGACGGTCATTCCGACGCACGGCACCGTGCTCGCGACGATCGCCGACAAGGATAAGATGGAGGCGTATCCGCTGCTCGCCGAGTTCGCCCGCCTGGGCTTTCGACTGGCCGCGACGGAGGGCACGGCGAAGTTTTTGCGCGAGCGGGGACTTGAGGTTCGCGTCGTCAACAAACTGGCGCAGGGCACGCCGAACCTCGCGGATGACATTCGCCAAGGCGGCATTCAGTTGGTCATTAACACCCTGACCAAAGGCCTGAAGCCAGAGCGCGACGGTTTCCGCATTCGCCGCACAGCGGTGGAACACGGCGTTCCATGCCTGACGTCGTTGGATACAGTCGCGTCCTTGCTCGACATTCTCAAACTGATTCACTTTCAGACGATGGCACTGGGGGATGCATCGATGGTGCAGCTTCAGGAAAGCGGGTGGCAGGCGTGA
- the pyrF gene encoding orotidine-5'-phosphate decarboxylase, which yields MSVRDALLDSKYDVARKATYLALDVADSAQAMRLVETFTPVVDGFKVGLELFHRAGMALVDELLRRDLRVFLDMKLHDIPNTVYGALRAICSSPIEMVNVHAQGGRHMLEKAREAVSASPYQPLLIGVTVLTSLSAEDLRQIGIADAPRDAVARLGKLCVDAGLDGVVCSAEELTTLSNCVPPTFERVVPGTRLATDDTHDQMRITTPVHAMATGATRLVLGRAIRDAADPMVALQRYWDEMMEGVHQSGTAT from the coding sequence GTGAGTGTTCGAGACGCCCTGCTCGATTCAAAGTACGACGTGGCGCGCAAGGCGACATATCTTGCGCTCGACGTCGCCGACAGCGCGCAAGCGATGCGTCTGGTCGAGACGTTTACGCCTGTCGTCGACGGCTTCAAGGTGGGGCTCGAATTGTTCCACCGGGCGGGTATGGCCTTGGTTGATGAGTTGTTGCGGCGCGATTTGCGCGTCTTTCTCGACATGAAACTGCACGATATCCCGAACACCGTGTACGGTGCCTTGCGCGCGATTTGTTCGTCGCCAATTGAGATGGTCAACGTCCACGCGCAAGGTGGCCGGCACATGCTCGAAAAAGCCCGCGAAGCGGTGTCCGCGAGCCCCTATCAGCCGCTTTTGATAGGTGTGACGGTGCTGACCAGCTTGTCTGCCGAAGACTTGAGGCAGATAGGCATCGCAGATGCCCCACGCGACGCAGTCGCGCGTCTTGGTAAACTGTGTGTCGACGCAGGGCTGGATGGTGTGGTGTGCTCGGCAGAGGAACTGACGACGCTTAGCAACTGCGTGCCACCCACGTTTGAACGCGTGGTGCCGGGGACGCGTTTGGCGACGGATGACACGCATGATCAGATGCGCATCACGACGCCAGTACACGCCATGGCGACGGGGGCCACACGCCTGGTGCTCGGACGAGCTATCCGCGATGCGGCGGATCCGATGGTTGCCTTACAACGCTATTGGGATGAGATGATGGAGGGAGTACACCAAAGTGGAACTGCTACTTGA
- the pyrE gene encoding orotate phosphoribosyltransferase, with protein MANVDTLADGLLQIGAVELRPNQPFTWSSGWKSPIYCDNRLVLGYPILRNQVIAAFEQIVRTDFPSLEVVVGTATAGIPHAAMLADRLSLPNAYVRSSAKAHGQGKQIEGYVRPGMKAVVIEDTLSTGKSAYDAVDRLKEAGAQVLAVFTILSYDFDEARQRIEQTQVPAYRLVPYRALVRVAHERGVVDDSDVDLLMRWRESPSTFGA; from the coding sequence ATGGCAAACGTCGATACGCTCGCGGACGGACTGCTGCAAATTGGCGCAGTTGAATTGCGTCCAAATCAGCCGTTTACCTGGTCGAGCGGCTGGAAGTCGCCGATTTACTGTGACAACCGGTTGGTCCTTGGCTATCCTATCCTGCGCAACCAAGTCATTGCAGCCTTCGAGCAGATTGTGCGAACGGATTTCCCTAGTCTGGAAGTCGTCGTCGGCACTGCGACGGCAGGTATCCCGCACGCTGCGATGCTCGCCGATAGACTGTCGCTGCCAAATGCGTATGTCCGCTCGTCGGCCAAGGCGCACGGCCAAGGAAAGCAAATCGAAGGCTACGTTCGCCCAGGCATGAAGGCGGTGGTCATTGAAGACACCTTGTCGACTGGGAAATCTGCCTATGACGCGGTGGACAGGCTCAAGGAAGCGGGGGCACAGGTGTTGGCCGTCTTCACGATTTTGTCCTACGACTTTGACGAAGCGCGTCAACGCATAGAACAGACGCAGGTGCCTGCCTATCGGCTAGTTCCGTACCGCGCGCTGGTTCGCGTCGCGCACGAGCGCGGTGTGGTCGATGACAGCGATGTCGATCTCCTCATGCGCTGGCGCGAATCCCCCTCGACGTTTGGCGCGTAA
- a CDS encoding sensor domain-containing protein, with product MIENSDLFTRPGLFQSFYHRHPDGICLVDAEGHVMDANPSTTQISGYTYEELTQLSLRDLLGDPSSANVAYEREFAVPTKRLMRHKLGHAIHVRIAAIPLAPQLVPHENSNPGAFILFEDMTEEEEQRRRLLENQQRFLFISEESENIISSFSADGLFTYISPSVQALLGYAPEDVIGKKAADFNHPDDNEELQKFHLSIAPHQDTGRFTGRVRHKTGVYRWYETTVRYIRDEAGNIVEAIGVGRDITDRKQAEETVSYLAYHDALTDLPNRRMFLQHIGLVFKHAKQARHGLLFIDLDGFKDVNDTFGHDMGDLLLIEVGKRLTQTVGDRGMVARLGGDEFTILQTDIDNMDDWALFIEQIQHDVSKPVVIGDRTHTVYASVGAALYPIDGESVEALMRAADVAMYHAKYQGKKQT from the coding sequence ATGATAGAAAACTCAGACCTCTTTACCCGGCCGGGGCTGTTTCAATCTTTTTATCATCGCCATCCAGATGGTATCTGCCTGGTGGACGCTGAGGGTCATGTGATGGATGCGAATCCGTCCACCACACAGATCAGTGGCTATACTTACGAAGAATTGACGCAGCTTTCACTGCGCGACCTTCTGGGTGATCCGTCTAGCGCAAACGTTGCATACGAGCGCGAGTTCGCTGTGCCCACGAAACGGTTGATGCGCCACAAGCTCGGGCATGCCATCCACGTTCGAATTGCGGCGATTCCGCTCGCCCCCCAGCTTGTCCCTCATGAGAACAGTAATCCTGGGGCCTTCATTCTATTCGAAGACATGACCGAAGAAGAGGAACAGCGCCGGAGGTTGTTGGAGAATCAGCAGCGGTTCTTGTTCATCTCGGAAGAATCGGAGAATATTATCTCGTCGTTTTCAGCAGATGGCCTCTTTACGTACATCTCACCTTCGGTTCAAGCACTGCTGGGCTATGCGCCAGAAGACGTCATTGGGAAGAAGGCAGCGGATTTTAATCACCCGGATGACAACGAAGAATTGCAGAAATTTCACCTCTCTATCGCACCTCACCAGGATACCGGACGATTTACGGGTCGTGTCCGCCATAAAACTGGCGTGTACCGGTGGTACGAGACGACTGTCCGCTACATTCGCGATGAAGCAGGGAACATCGTGGAAGCTATCGGTGTTGGGCGCGATATTACAGACCGCAAGCAGGCAGAAGAGACCGTTTCCTATCTCGCTTATCATGACGCGTTAACGGATCTACCGAATCGACGGATGTTCTTACAACACATCGGCTTGGTGTTCAAGCATGCCAAACAGGCGCGCCATGGTCTTCTGTTCATTGACTTGGATGGGTTCAAGGATGTCAATGACACATTTGGACACGACATGGGTGACTTGCTTTTGATTGAGGTGGGGAAAAGGCTAACCCAGACGGTTGGAGATAGGGGAATGGTGGCCCGCTTAGGCGGCGATGAGTTCACGATTCTCCAAACCGATATCGACAACATGGACGATTGGGCGCTGTTTATTGAGCAAATTCAGCACGATGTATCGAAACCAGTAGTCATTGGCGACCGCACGCACACGGTGTACGCGAGCGTCGGCGCCGCGCTGTATCCCATTGACGGGGAATCCGTTGAGGCGCTGATGCGGGCGGCGGATGTCGCGATGTACCACGCGAAGTACCAAGGGAAAAAGCAAACGTGA
- a CDS encoding GNAT family N-acetyltransferase produces MFAIRHGHAIPPFVIRPWRVDDVSQIVVLFHETVHAINANDYSAQQLDAWAPELSSAERNKQETRFMSLLSSRLSFVAELNGAILGFADITADGYLDHLYTHRYYQGIGVASALVQTVEREMIALRVQRVTTDASITARPFFERRGYVMVQPQMVTVRGVTMQNFRMEKWLHS; encoded by the coding sequence ATGTTCGCGATAAGACATGGTCATGCAATACCACCGTTTGTGATTCGCCCGTGGCGCGTAGATGACGTCTCACAAATCGTCGTACTGTTCCACGAAACCGTGCACGCCATCAACGCAAACGACTATTCGGCACAGCAGCTTGACGCTTGGGCGCCAGAATTGTCTTCAGCCGAACGAAACAAGCAGGAGACGCGCTTCATGTCGCTTCTCAGCTCACGACTTTCATTTGTGGCTGAGCTGAACGGCGCCATTCTGGGATTCGCTGATATCACCGCTGATGGTTATCTCGATCACCTATATACGCACCGGTACTACCAAGGAATCGGGGTTGCATCTGCCCTCGTCCAGACCGTGGAACGCGAGATGATAGCGCTTCGCGTACAACGTGTGACGACCGACGCCAGTATTACGGCCCGGCCATTTTTTGAACGGCGCGGCTACGTGATGGTGCAACCGCAAATGGTGACCGTCCGGGGTGTCACGATGCAAAACTTCCGGATGGAGAAATGGTTGCACAGTTGA
- a CDS encoding MMPL family transporter: MHRYAKFISRYRVAIILVWVAATIFAMFTLPSLSQVVAKHATSELPNSSAVVQAGKLLDKINPKHTSKSSAVIAIYNPHGLTSAQRSYLHSQLDILERHEAKYGVVDVQDASSVDKGSQSMFDSKDGTTEIALVDFKYATDSTQIKTSLQQVHSLFSAPPAGTHVYLTGDAPLSVDATTISQQGVDKTMGVTVVLVLVILLGVFQSLLAPLVTLLAIGLSFLLSSSVVAWLATHGLPVSSFTQTFLVAVLFGAGTDYTIIMLNRYRESLAMHEDRIERLEATLRSIGKTVLFSGTTVMVSFAVLFLADFGLYRSGVGVAVGILITLLCCITFVPAIMDTFQNRLFWPRKIRPGQAHGNSKIWRATGGLAIRRPWWVLLCLVIVLVPIALQFTDERSFSPMDDIPSAPSVNGFHVVAQAFGAGHVLPMNVVIQTKENLRSQSGLATINNISQAIAANPAVDEVESATQPTGTVIKQFQLVNQNAAAAGGLAQVNQGLSKLKTQLSAGSQSVGGAVTSAQKLATGAHQLSTGASKLNSGLQSAAVGSGSVAKGAQQVATGAQGLKRGAAQFQTGLNQVNKGSQSLATGLQQASAGASELTTGTAKLQSGSQQASTLTQQLANALAAWSKAHPNETTSLQWQQIEQLMQASEEATQSTSAGAQQVNAGAQNLSKNLPGLTQGAKHLVSATGKLSTSSVAIASGAGQVASGATRVATGATSLKQGVSRLAGGSATLVSGSQQLASGVTQLPSLLQSISTGMGQAAQATTKLKGGVSDVTHVLNTSQQAKTKGSAGFYIPASALSNRQIQQAMDAYISPDGHVANITVMLKSNPYSLQAMNAVSSIQSDAAAALQQSPIHTGTIMSAGTTPQQEALNQVSTADFFRTVVLILCAIFILLVVMLRSIFTPLYVMASLVMTYLVTMGVLQLTSSFILHKSGLSWPVPFFVFLLLVALGVDYSIFLFSRFQEELHLGTAPKQAMHRAMSQMGNVIFSAALIMAGTFGSMVASGVTSLIEIGIAVVVGLFFYAFVLLGFFVPAFAAIVGNAHHWPFGRRQEKVVQE; the protein is encoded by the coding sequence ATGCACCGTTACGCGAAGTTCATATCGAGGTATCGAGTTGCAATCATTTTGGTTTGGGTGGCGGCCACCATTTTCGCGATGTTCACTTTGCCGAGTTTGAGCCAGGTCGTTGCAAAGCACGCGACGAGCGAACTTCCCAATTCTTCGGCGGTCGTTCAGGCTGGAAAGCTGCTCGATAAAATCAATCCAAAGCATACATCGAAAAGTTCCGCAGTGATCGCCATCTACAATCCGCATGGCCTCACGTCTGCACAGCGAAGCTATCTCCACAGCCAGTTGGACATACTCGAACGACACGAGGCGAAATACGGCGTGGTGGATGTGCAGGATGCGTCGAGTGTCGATAAGGGTTCTCAATCCATGTTCGACAGCAAAGACGGAACCACGGAGATTGCGCTGGTTGATTTTAAGTACGCGACGGATTCGACACAGATTAAAACGTCCCTCCAGCAGGTACATAGTCTATTTTCTGCGCCGCCAGCTGGTACGCACGTGTATTTGACGGGCGACGCGCCATTATCGGTTGACGCCACGACCATTTCGCAACAAGGTGTGGATAAGACAATGGGGGTCACCGTGGTTTTGGTGTTGGTGATTCTACTCGGCGTATTCCAATCGCTGCTCGCGCCGTTGGTGACTTTGCTTGCGATTGGTTTATCCTTCTTGCTCTCGTCGAGCGTCGTTGCCTGGCTGGCGACACATGGCTTACCCGTCAGCAGTTTTACGCAGACCTTCCTTGTCGCCGTCCTCTTTGGTGCAGGTACGGATTACACCATCATCATGTTGAACCGTTACCGCGAGTCGTTGGCGATGCACGAAGATAGAATCGAGCGACTCGAAGCGACACTGAGGTCTATCGGAAAGACGGTCCTCTTTAGTGGTACGACGGTGATGGTGTCGTTTGCTGTGCTGTTTCTTGCGGATTTTGGATTGTACCGATCCGGCGTCGGTGTCGCGGTCGGCATCCTGATTACGCTCCTTTGCTGCATCACGTTTGTTCCGGCCATTATGGATACATTTCAGAATAGACTCTTCTGGCCTCGCAAGATTCGGCCCGGGCAGGCACACGGGAACTCGAAAATTTGGCGGGCAACCGGCGGCCTTGCCATTCGCCGTCCCTGGTGGGTACTCCTTTGTTTGGTGATTGTGCTGGTGCCGATTGCGCTGCAGTTTACCGACGAGCGCTCGTTTTCACCGATGGACGATATTCCGTCAGCGCCTTCGGTCAACGGATTTCACGTCGTGGCGCAGGCGTTTGGTGCCGGGCATGTCCTGCCGATGAACGTCGTGATCCAAACGAAGGAAAATTTGCGATCCCAATCTGGCCTCGCCACCATCAACAACATCTCGCAAGCCATCGCGGCGAATCCTGCGGTGGATGAAGTGGAGAGTGCCACGCAACCGACGGGTACCGTTATCAAGCAGTTTCAATTGGTCAATCAAAATGCGGCCGCAGCAGGTGGCTTGGCGCAAGTGAACCAGGGCTTGTCGAAGTTGAAGACGCAGTTGTCCGCCGGCAGTCAATCGGTCGGTGGGGCTGTGACGTCAGCGCAAAAACTCGCCACTGGGGCACATCAATTGTCGACAGGTGCTTCTAAACTCAACAGCGGTTTGCAAAGTGCGGCAGTGGGAAGTGGAAGTGTGGCCAAGGGGGCGCAACAGGTGGCCACCGGCGCACAAGGGTTGAAGCGCGGTGCCGCACAGTTTCAAACCGGGCTCAATCAGGTGAACAAGGGTTCGCAGTCGCTTGCGACCGGACTGCAGCAAGCGTCCGCTGGGGCGAGTGAGCTGACAACGGGTACGGCGAAGCTACAGTCTGGAAGTCAACAGGCGAGTACGCTGACGCAACAATTGGCCAACGCGTTGGCAGCGTGGAGCAAGGCGCATCCAAATGAGACGACATCTTTGCAGTGGCAACAAATTGAGCAATTGATGCAAGCGAGCGAGGAAGCGACACAGTCCACGAGCGCCGGCGCTCAACAGGTCAACGCAGGTGCACAGAACCTGTCCAAGAACCTCCCCGGCTTGACGCAAGGTGCGAAGCATCTGGTCTCGGCAACCGGGAAGTTGTCGACCTCCTCGGTGGCCATCGCTTCGGGCGCGGGACAAGTGGCCTCCGGGGCGACAAGGGTGGCCACTGGCGCGACGTCCCTTAAGCAGGGGGTGAGTCGGCTTGCGGGCGGATCGGCTACATTGGTATCCGGCAGCCAACAATTGGCGAGCGGCGTCACACAGTTGCCTTCTTTGCTGCAGTCTATTTCGACGGGCATGGGGCAGGCAGCGCAAGCAACCACAAAGCTCAAGGGTGGCGTGAGTGACGTCACCCATGTGTTGAACACGTCACAGCAAGCCAAAACGAAGGGAAGTGCCGGATTTTACATTCCTGCTTCAGCGCTGTCCAATCGCCAAATTCAACAGGCTATGGACGCCTATATTTCGCCAGATGGGCATGTGGCGAATATCACCGTGATGTTGAAGTCGAACCCATATTCGCTTCAGGCGATGAACGCGGTCTCGTCGATTCAAAGCGACGCGGCGGCTGCGCTGCAACAGAGTCCAATTCACACAGGAACCATCATGAGTGCCGGGACGACGCCACAGCAAGAGGCGCTGAACCAAGTGTCGACAGCCGATTTCTTCCGAACCGTCGTGCTTATCTTATGCGCGATTTTCATCTTGCTCGTGGTGATGCTGCGCTCTATCTTCACACCGCTGTACGTCATGGCCTCACTCGTGATGACGTATCTGGTGACCATGGGCGTGCTGCAACTGACCTCGTCATTCATCTTGCATAAGTCAGGACTGAGTTGGCCGGTTCCGTTTTTCGTCTTTCTGCTCTTGGTCGCACTGGGCGTCGATTATTCAATTTTCCTCTTCTCGCGGTTTCAGGAGGAACTTCATTTGGGGACTGCCCCGAAACAAGCGATGCACCGTGCGATGTCTCAGATGGGCAATGTGATTTTCTCGGCGGCGTTGATTATGGCGGGCACGTTTGGATCCATGGTGGCCTCCGGGGTGACATCGCTTATCGAAATCGGGATTGCGGTCGTCGTGGGTCTCTTTTTCTACGCGTTTGTCCTATTGGGATTCTTTGTGCCTGCATTTGCCGCCATTGTAGGCAATGCGCATCATTGGCCGTTTGGCCGCAGGCAGGAAAAGGTGGTTCAGGAATAG
- a CDS encoding methyl-accepting chemotaxis protein encodes MEENLGEVVNTVDLHPSIETLVRLAPLLGEIFPDDVTIGVCDLDTLWGTIPGKTFSLGLAPGYKLIPGDGMYEAVHYGKPTKTPVPKEVFGVPILACSIPVHDKEGNVIGAIGAGASMERYDYLSSLATTLSSSIEQISATIEELAGSVNILSDNMTEIFTQSNEVLNSIQEIQKISNSVRQISDSTKVLGLNASIEAARSGEYGKGFAVIAQEVRKLATDAKNQTDGITQSVRDIEQLIRKLSESISTVNQETENQSAATQQFAATMQELAQNAADLAKYAEGIVSGEQ; translated from the coding sequence ATGGAAGAAAATCTAGGCGAGGTTGTAAATACTGTTGATCTGCATCCATCGATTGAAACGCTTGTGCGTTTAGCACCTCTTTTGGGAGAGATATTCCCAGACGATGTCACCATCGGTGTGTGTGATTTAGATACGCTTTGGGGGACCATTCCGGGAAAGACGTTCTCTCTAGGGCTAGCTCCAGGGTACAAATTAATCCCTGGAGATGGGATGTACGAGGCTGTGCACTACGGTAAACCGACGAAGACGCCCGTTCCAAAAGAGGTGTTTGGTGTTCCTATCCTGGCGTGTTCTATTCCGGTTCACGATAAAGAAGGAAACGTAATTGGCGCAATCGGGGCTGGGGCCAGTATGGAACGGTACGACTATTTGTCTTCTCTAGCCACCACCCTGTCGTCTTCGATTGAGCAAATTAGCGCGACCATTGAAGAACTAGCTGGCTCCGTGAACATCTTATCGGACAATATGACCGAGATCTTTACGCAATCGAATGAGGTGCTCAATAGTATTCAGGAAATCCAAAAAATCTCGAACTCGGTGAGACAGATATCCGACAGTACTAAAGTGCTCGGCTTGAACGCGTCGATTGAAGCGGCTAGGTCAGGCGAGTATGGCAAAGGGTTTGCTGTCATCGCGCAGGAAGTGAGAAAATTAGCGACGGATGCCAAAAACCAAACAGACGGCATTACACAGTCTGTACGCGATATCGAGCAGTTAATTCGCAAGTTGTCTGAATCCATATCGACGGTAAACCAGGAGACAGAAAATCAGTCAGCAGCAACGCAACAGTTTGCCGCAACGATGCAAGAACTGGCGCAGAATGCAGCTGATTTAGCAAAATACGCCGAGGGTATTGTGTCGGGGGAACAATGA